A window of Candidatus Poribacteria bacterium contains these coding sequences:
- a CDS encoding DUF1080 domain-containing protein: MLPDSKWRVHDGKRPHPVIVTPGTSSTARKAGTAPDDAAVLFDGTDLSKWESVKGGPAQWKVSGGAMTVTRTGDIQTKQHFGDCQLHLEFATPKVVKGNSQGRGNSGVFLMGRYEIQVLDGYDNPTYADGTTAAIYGQYPPLVSACRAPGEWQTYDIVFRAPRWNDGKLRAPAYITVLYNGIVVHNHTAAMGPTGHRSVSNYDTPHPDKGPLRLQDHGDKVRFRNIWMRELTDYDA; the protein is encoded by the coding sequence GCACCCGGTCATCGTCACGCCCGGAACGTCGAGCACTGCCCGCAAGGCGGGGACGGCTCCCGACGATGCCGCTGTCCTGTTTGACGGGACCGACCTCTCGAAGTGGGAGAGCGTCAAGGGAGGTCCCGCACAGTGGAAGGTATCGGGCGGCGCGATGACCGTGACGCGAACCGGCGACATCCAGACGAAGCAGCACTTCGGCGACTGCCAACTTCACCTGGAGTTCGCCACACCGAAGGTCGTCAAGGGCAACAGCCAGGGCAGGGGTAACAGCGGCGTATTCCTGATGGGTCGGTACGAGATCCAGGTCCTCGACGGCTACGACAACCCGACCTACGCGGACGGAACCACGGCGGCGATCTACGGCCAGTATCCGCCGCTGGTGAGCGCCTGCCGCGCGCCCGGCGAATGGCAGACCTACGACATCGTCTTCCGCGCGCCGCGCTGGAACGACGGCAAGCTGCGCGCTCCGGCGTACATCACCGTGCTCTACAACGGGATCGTCGTCCACAACCACACGGCGGCGATGGGTCCGACGGGGCATCGATCCGTGTCCAACTACGACACGCCGCATCCGGACAAGGGCCCGTTGCGCCTCCAGGACCACGGCGACAAGGTTCGGTTCCGCAACATCTGGATGCGCGAACTGACCGACTACGACGCGTAG
- a CDS encoding D-2-hydroxyacid dehydrogenase, with amino-acid sequence MDRAHEPAPRRSVGVGSCGARRTEASMKFLVFPAVDDRTLAALQAAAPDAIIANVRTEREAVEAIRNADGMYGNLTPRLLEAATRLRWVQTPIAGLEHYMFPALAASDVTLTNMRGIYSDAIADQAMGYVLMFARGLHVYVRRQLRSEWRGGVPVVPLAGATMGVVGLGGIGTEVARRASACQMRVVATNAVPVEKPDFVDQLWDSSGLDELLAASDFIVSCVPHTPDTVRLFDADRIARMKRSAFLINISRGVVVDLAALTEALTAGTIAGVALDVFETEPLPPDHPLWSMENAILTPHVAGADPGVGGRRLAVVCENLRRFVSGESLTNVVDKRRWC; translated from the coding sequence ATGGATCGAGCCCACGAGCCCGCACCCAGACGGAGCGTCGGTGTGGGCTCGTGTGGTGCTCGCCGAACGGAGGCAAGCATGAAGTTCCTGGTGTTCCCGGCGGTCGATGATCGGACGCTCGCTGCCCTGCAGGCAGCCGCGCCGGACGCCATCATCGCCAACGTGCGTACCGAGAGGGAGGCGGTCGAAGCGATCCGCAACGCCGACGGCATGTACGGGAACCTGACGCCGCGCCTGCTGGAGGCGGCGACGCGCCTGCGCTGGGTTCAGACGCCCATCGCCGGGCTCGAACACTACATGTTCCCAGCGCTCGCCGCGAGCGACGTGACGCTGACGAACATGCGGGGCATCTACAGCGATGCCATCGCGGATCAGGCGATGGGCTACGTCCTCATGTTCGCTCGCGGGCTCCACGTCTACGTGAGGAGGCAACTCAGGTCGGAGTGGCGTGGTGGCGTGCCGGTCGTTCCGCTCGCTGGAGCGACGATGGGCGTTGTCGGACTTGGGGGCATCGGAACCGAGGTCGCGCGTCGGGCGTCGGCATGTCAGATGCGCGTCGTCGCGACGAACGCTGTGCCCGTCGAGAAGCCCGATTTCGTCGATCAGCTATGGGACTCGTCGGGTCTGGACGAACTGCTCGCCGCGTCGGATTTCATCGTGAGCTGCGTGCCCCATACGCCCGACACGGTTCGGCTCTTCGACGCGGATCGGATCGCGCGGATGAAGCGGAGCGCGTTCCTCATCAACATCTCGCGGGGCGTCGTCGTGGACCTGGCGGCGCTCACGGAAGCGCTCACGGCGGGAACCATCGCGGGAGTAGCACTGGATGTCTTCGAGACGGAGCCGTTGCCGCCGGACCATCCGCTCTGGTCGATGGAGAACGCCATCCTCACGCCACACGTCGCCGGTGCGGACCCTGGCGTGGGCGGACGGCGAC